A window of Chitinophagales bacterium contains these coding sequences:
- a CDS encoding glycosidase: MQENFYSRLAAMEKAHQSLIGRKNERQLEEWSNGIVERYKYPVLTAAHTPLFWRYDLNPDSNPNLLQRFGINAVLNAGAIKWNGKYLLVARVEGADRKSFFAVAESPNGIDQFRFWDYPVSMPETEDPDTNIYDMRLIQHEDGWIYGLFCTERRDPAAPASDQSAAIAQCGIARTRDLINWERLPDLKTPSPQQRNVVLHPEYFKDRYAFYTRPQDNFIEAGKGGGIGFGLSKCMNPAVIQEESVIDPRVYHTVYEMKNGLGPAPIKTEKGWLHLAHGVRNTAAGLRYVLYLFMTDLVDITKVIYKPAGYFLAPEGEERTGDVSNVVFSNGWIVDEDETVFIYYASSDTRMHVATSTVDRLLDYVMNTQPDGHSSAASVHTLNQLIGKNLSELSTASGKGNGSTLTN; the protein is encoded by the coding sequence ATGCAAGAGAATTTTTACAGCCGTCTGGCCGCCATGGAAAAGGCCCATCAATCGCTGATCGGGCGAAAAAATGAAAGGCAGTTGGAGGAATGGAGTAATGGTATCGTTGAACGGTACAAGTATCCGGTATTGACCGCCGCCCATACGCCTTTGTTCTGGAGATATGATCTGAACCCGGATTCAAACCCAAACCTGTTGCAACGCTTTGGGATCAATGCGGTATTGAATGCAGGAGCCATCAAATGGAATGGCAAATACTTGTTGGTGGCCCGGGTGGAAGGGGCCGACCGAAAATCTTTTTTCGCAGTGGCCGAAAGCCCCAATGGGATTGACCAGTTCCGATTCTGGGATTATCCGGTCAGCATGCCTGAAACAGAAGATCCCGATACGAATATTTATGATATGCGCCTTATCCAGCATGAAGATGGCTGGATTTACGGTTTGTTCTGTACCGAACGCCGTGACCCTGCCGCACCTGCTTCCGACCAATCTGCCGCAATCGCCCAATGTGGTATCGCACGCACCCGGGATTTGATCAACTGGGAACGTTTACCAGACTTAAAAACACCCTCACCCCAACAGCGGAATGTGGTACTCCATCCGGAATATTTCAAAGACCGTTACGCATTCTATACCCGGCCACAGGATAATTTCATTGAAGCCGGTAAAGGGGGTGGTATCGGGTTTGGTCTGAGTAAATGTATGAACCCGGCTGTTATCCAGGAGGAATCAGTGATCGACCCGCGCGTCTATCATACTGTTTATGAAATGAAGAATGGCCTGGGCCCCGCACCGATAAAAACTGAAAAAGGATGGCTGCACCTGGCACATGGTGTTCGAAATACTGCAGCCGGTTTACGTTATGTACTTTATCTGTTCATGACCGATCTGGTTGATATCACCAAGGTGATCTATAAACCCGCCGGTTATTTCCTGGCCCCGGAAGGCGAGGAAAGAACCGGGGATGTATCGAATGTAGTATTCAGTAATGGATGGATCGTAGATGAAGATGAAACGGTTTTCATCTACTATGCTTCTTCCGATACAAGAATGCATGTGGCCACCTCCACAGTAGACCGATTGCTGGATTATGTAATGAACACCCAGCCAGATGGCCACAGTTCCGCAGCTTCGGTACACACCTTGAATCAATTGATCGGGAAAAACCTTTCAGAACTATCCACCGCCTCCGGAAAGGGCAATGGATCTACGTTGACCAATTAA
- a CDS encoding Na+:solute symporter, whose protein sequence is MHLTWIDISIIVAYLITMLMLGWFLRRKARENKESYLMGGKKLPWYMLGLSDASDMFDISGTMWMVALCFVYGVKSIWIPWLWPVFNQVFNMMYLSKWLRRSNANTGAEWLATRFGSIGRGVKGSHSIVVAFALIGCLGFLAYGFIGLGKFIEIFVPWDLVKDYIPFSVSPQYVPHFYGIIFTLFAMFYSILGGMHSIVLGDLIKYAIMTIGCIAIAVIAMIHLDGQSLNVPKGWSDPFFGWNLGLDWGGIVDSANQKIKDDGYDLFGLLFMMMLFKGVFAAGAGPAPNYDMQKILSTRSPKEASKMTGFVSIVLLPVRYAMVIGLTVLGLLYFNQLNLSNGSGGVDFERILPGAINNFLPVGILGLVLTGLLGAFMGTFSGTLNAAQAYIVNDIYLKHINPSASTRSVIRMNYIVGVVVVAIGVVLGFFAKDVNSILQWIVSALYGGYIAANVLKWYWWRFNANGFYWGMLTGIAGALVFSRLFTGIEFLYYFPLLFLLSVIGSIAGTFMAPPTDMETLKKFYATVRPWGFWKPVHDEVVKDNPGFQPNRRFKLDMFNVVLGIIAQLCMTILPMYIVLSMHLPLVVTVIILLIIILILKKTWWDKLED, encoded by the coding sequence ATGCATTTAACCTGGATCGATATAAGTATCATAGTTGCCTACCTGATCACGATGCTGATGCTGGGCTGGTTCCTGCGTCGCAAGGCAAGGGAGAACAAGGAGAGTTATCTGATGGGAGGAAAGAAATTGCCCTGGTACATGCTCGGGTTGAGTGACGCATCGGATATGTTTGATATTAGCGGTACCATGTGGATGGTAGCCCTGTGTTTTGTGTACGGGGTGAAAAGTATCTGGATACCCTGGCTGTGGCCCGTTTTCAATCAGGTATTCAATATGATGTACCTGAGTAAATGGCTTCGCCGGTCTAATGCGAATACCGGAGCCGAGTGGCTCGCAACCCGGTTTGGCTCAATAGGACGAGGAGTAAAAGGTTCGCATAGCATTGTGGTGGCCTTTGCCCTGATTGGTTGTCTTGGTTTTCTGGCCTATGGCTTTATCGGATTAGGAAAGTTCATTGAGATTTTTGTTCCCTGGGATCTGGTGAAGGACTATATTCCCTTCTCCGTATCTCCCCAATATGTACCTCATTTCTATGGCATCATTTTTACCTTGTTTGCCATGTTCTATTCCATTCTGGGGGGAATGCACTCCATTGTACTTGGCGACCTGATCAAATACGCGATCATGACCATTGGCTGTATCGCCATTGCGGTGATCGCCATGATCCACCTGGATGGGCAATCCTTGAATGTGCCGAAAGGTTGGTCAGACCCCTTTTTTGGATGGAACCTGGGACTTGACTGGGGTGGTATCGTAGATTCAGCCAACCAGAAGATCAAGGATGACGGATATGATTTGTTTGGCCTTCTCTTTATGATGATGCTGTTCAAAGGAGTATTCGCTGCCGGTGCAGGTCCTGCTCCCAATTACGATATGCAGAAGATCCTTTCTACCCGCTCTCCCAAAGAAGCCTCCAAAATGACCGGATTTGTTTCCATTGTCCTGTTACCCGTGAGGTACGCAATGGTGATCGGATTGACCGTATTGGGGTTATTGTATTTTAACCAACTGAATTTAAGCAACGGAAGCGGTGGTGTGGATTTTGAACGGATACTTCCCGGGGCCATCAATAATTTTCTGCCTGTTGGAATTCTGGGATTGGTTCTCACCGGCTTATTAGGCGCGTTCATGGGCACATTCTCCGGTACATTGAATGCTGCCCAGGCCTATATCGTTAATGACATTTATCTTAAACATATCAATCCATCTGCCTCTACCCGGTCGGTGATACGGATGAATTATATCGTGGGGGTTGTGGTGGTCGCGATCGGCGTAGTACTTGGATTTTTTGCCAAGGATGTGAACAGCATCCTCCAATGGATTGTTTCAGCACTCTACGGAGGTTATATCGCTGCGAATGTGCTGAAATGGTACTGGTGGCGTTTTAATGCCAATGGATTTTATTGGGGTATGCTGACAGGTATTGCCGGCGCCCTGGTCTTTTCCAGGTTATTCACCGGCATTGAGTTTCTGTATTATTTCCCCTTGTTATTCCTCCTGTCGGTGATCGGTAGCATAGCAGGCACGTTCATGGCGCCACCCACAGATATGGAGACCCTGAAGAAATTCTATGCAACGGTACGCCCCTGGGGATTTTGGAAGCCGGTGCATGATGAAGTAGTAAAAGACAACCCGGGATTTCAACCCAATCGACGTTTTAAACTGGATATGTTCAATGTAGTGCTGGGGATCATCGCCCAGCTCTGCATGACGATCCTCCCTATGTATATCGTATTATCTATGCACCTGCCTTTGGTGGTCACGGTCATTATTTTATTAATAATCATACTGATCCTAAAGAAAACCTGGTGGGATAAATTGGAAGATTGA
- a CDS encoding beta-mannosidase yields MYFLIAILPGYACHAQENLPADKNATRETVQLFRNLKKLSQKGYLFGHQDDLAYGVEWRYKENRSDVLESAGDYPGIYGWDLGGIEKGDVNLDGVPFKKMKQFIRQGYERGGVITISWHLASPFGAPAGAWDTTKGSVASVNPGGSNHVLYKEWLDRVAGFLSSLKGSKGEMIPVLFRPFHEHTGGWFWWGKTHCTPFEYQTLWRFTYYYLTEEKKLHNLLWVYNTGGEFNNAEEFLERYPGDDKCDALSFDTYQYGDPAKEDWFAVQTKTKLNIIGKIAEEKNKLFALAETGYEAIPYPEWWTKTLVDAIGENKIAWVLVWRNHGLMADTRKMHYYAPYHGQVSEADFRKFYELERTFFEKDAKKENLYQ; encoded by the coding sequence ATATATTTTCTGATCGCTATCCTGCCCGGCTATGCTTGTCATGCGCAGGAGAACCTGCCCGCGGATAAAAATGCCACACGTGAAACAGTGCAATTATTTCGAAACCTGAAAAAATTATCACAGAAAGGTTACCTCTTTGGACATCAGGATGACCTGGCCTATGGAGTAGAGTGGAGATACAAGGAAAACAGAAGTGATGTATTGGAATCGGCCGGTGATTATCCTGGCATCTATGGTTGGGACCTGGGAGGAATAGAAAAAGGAGATGTGAATCTGGATGGAGTGCCTTTTAAGAAAATGAAACAATTCATTCGTCAAGGATATGAAAGGGGAGGTGTGATCACGATCAGTTGGCATCTGGCCAGCCCATTTGGTGCTCCTGCCGGAGCATGGGATACCACGAAAGGATCTGTTGCTTCTGTCAATCCAGGCGGGAGCAATCATGTATTATATAAAGAATGGCTTGACCGCGTGGCCGGTTTCCTCTCGTCGCTCAAGGGATCAAAGGGAGAAATGATCCCCGTTCTCTTCCGGCCTTTTCATGAACATACGGGCGGCTGGTTCTGGTGGGGCAAAACCCATTGCACCCCTTTTGAATATCAGACCCTGTGGCGGTTTACCTACTATTACCTGACCGAGGAAAAGAAATTACATAATCTGCTTTGGGTGTATAATACCGGGGGAGAATTTAATAACGCCGAAGAATTCCTTGAGCGATACCCGGGTGATGATAAATGTGATGCCCTGAGTTTTGATACCTACCAGTATGGCGACCCGGCAAAAGAAGACTGGTTTGCTGTTCAAACAAAGACCAAACTGAATATTATTGGGAAAATAGCCGAAGAAAAGAATAAATTATTTGCATTGGCGGAGACCGGTTATGAAGCCATTCCTTATCCGGAATGGTGGACCAAGACCCTGGTGGATGCCATTGGTGAAAACAAGATCGCGTGGGTGCTGGTATGGCGAAACCATGGGCTGATGGCCGATACGCGAAAAATGCATTATTATGCGCCTTATCACGGACAGGTTTCAGAAGCCGATTTCAGGAAATTCTATGAATTGGAAAGAACATTTTTTGAAAAGGATGCTAAGAAGGAGAACCTGTACCAATGA
- a CDS encoding IPT/TIG domain-containing protein — MKKYFQNLLSFGLFLLFSTLVITGCEKDKDGSPEVDTGSMSSGELNPGSAAGGQVVTLTGSGIGQIRSIVFDKNNVPAPFTSTLNTASDLIFRVPDTAYGGPQNVIFTNADGKTLSVPFSVIALPNVTSAFPTDFQAGSEITLTGNNLDDVTEVLLEGTTDACTIVSQSRRQMVISMPVSTADRAKLKITNSSGNRITDMEFVNVDRALSVFREQLDNGFENWGWGGTFAASPEDKITGTNGLKAAYDPGGAWGGMQLGNGGSIDVSGYKYFAFWAKGADVDKNVQFYLNWSNVKVITIPANKWTYFKYELATNYAGINPINNVTFQIFDAGKTIFFDNIIFFK; from the coding sequence ATGAAAAAATACTTTCAAAACCTTCTGAGCTTCGGGTTATTCCTCCTGTTCAGCACCCTGGTTATCACCGGTTGCGAAAAGGATAAGGATGGCAGTCCGGAAGTGGACACCGGATCCATGTCCTCCGGCGAACTTAACCCCGGCTCTGCGGCCGGCGGACAGGTGGTTACTCTTACAGGCTCTGGTATTGGACAGATCCGCTCCATTGTATTTGATAAAAACAATGTGCCGGCTCCCTTTACCTCCACCCTTAATACAGCCAGTGACCTGATCTTCCGGGTCCCTGATACAGCCTATGGTGGACCACAGAATGTTATTTTCACGAATGCAGATGGCAAGACTCTCAGTGTGCCTTTCAGCGTCATTGCCCTGCCCAATGTAACCAGTGCATTCCCCACCGATTTTCAGGCTGGTTCGGAGATCACACTGACCGGTAACAACCTGGATGATGTAACCGAGGTATTGCTGGAAGGAACTACGGATGCCTGCACCATCGTATCTCAGTCAAGAAGGCAAATGGTGATCAGTATGCCCGTCAGCACAGCGGATCGGGCCAAACTGAAGATCACCAATTCATCCGGTAACCGGATCACAGATATGGAATTTGTCAATGTCGACAGAGCCCTTTCCGTTTTCAGAGAGCAACTGGATAATGGCTTTGAGAACTGGGGATGGGGTGGAACCTTTGCCGCTTCTCCGGAAGATAAGATCACTGGTACCAATGGCCTGAAAGCCGCTTATGACCCGGGTGGTGCCTGGGGTGGTATGCAGTTGGGCAATGGAGGTTCAATTGATGTCTCCGGCTACAAATACTTTGCCTTCTGGGCAAAAGGAGCCGATGTGGACAAGAACGTTCAGTTCTACCTCAATTGGTCAAATGTAAAAGTGATCACGATCCCCGCCAATAAATGGACCTATTTCAAATATGAACTGGCGACCAATTATGCAGGGATCAACCCGATCAATAATGTCACCTTCCAGATTTTTGATGCGGGTAAGACGATCTTTTTTGATAACATCATTTTCTTTAAATAA
- a CDS encoding RagB/SusD family nutrient uptake outer membrane protein, which translates to MKTLIRYTAILILPVALLLSCRKQFLDKPAQDSTTLDNYYNTAEEVRGLTSTLYGLPWSGYENRAMDAIGDVMAGNEYTGGADDPPFLNFSFASTSVRIADAWKVFYKIGGWTSEYMNALELKKSKGGNATILDPAIAECHFFKGTVYFYIARIWGDAPIVNDPGGTILSGDFNIPRYYKADVLRFALEELKKAEAGLPDTDIPGRVTKWSAKGMMAKLYLYRKDYDSAKTKALEVMNSGKYDLFPNYGAMFMSSAHNNNIESLFSIQHQLTGNPWGSGNQKNPDRGPANLQTSEASMWELYTPSRDVIEEYESGDLRRKGSIMEHGWENLAWKPKNSNAAYNSFMAGGYKYDTLQPVGDGGQKNAVRANIVKYVVGPGAAYGGESVLGMNTGINTMMLRYADILLIYAESVLGSSASTSDATALAAINKVRTRAGLNTLTSITMDDILHERRVEFAFEGDYWFDIQRQGFAKAKQIIEAQNRGTFEFPAYVTFTENYMHLPIPAGEVLQDPALGLPPVPYY; encoded by the coding sequence ATGAAAACATTGATTCGTTATACAGCCATTCTGATCTTGCCGGTGGCCCTCCTGTTATCCTGCAGGAAGCAATTCCTGGATAAACCGGCACAGGACAGCACGACGCTGGACAACTATTACAATACCGCGGAGGAAGTGCGTGGTCTTACCAGCACGCTTTACGGATTACCATGGTCGGGGTATGAGAACCGCGCCATGGATGCCATCGGTGATGTGATGGCCGGAAATGAATATACCGGTGGGGCAGATGATCCTCCCTTCCTGAATTTTTCTTTTGCCTCCACTTCTGTGCGCATCGCTGATGCCTGGAAAGTATTTTATAAAATAGGCGGTTGGACAAGTGAATACATGAACGCCCTGGAATTGAAAAAATCCAAAGGTGGGAATGCTACCATTCTTGATCCGGCTATCGCCGAATGTCATTTCTTCAAAGGAACCGTTTACTTCTATATCGCCCGTATCTGGGGCGATGCCCCTATCGTAAACGATCCGGGAGGTACTATTTTGTCGGGTGACTTCAATATCCCCCGTTACTACAAAGCGGATGTACTTCGTTTTGCCCTGGAGGAATTGAAAAAAGCCGAAGCCGGTCTTCCTGATACAGATATTCCTGGTCGCGTAACCAAATGGTCTGCCAAAGGGATGATGGCCAAATTATACCTCTATCGCAAAGATTATGATAGCGCCAAGACCAAAGCCCTCGAGGTGATGAACTCCGGGAAATATGACCTTTTCCCCAATTATGGAGCCATGTTCATGTCCAGCGCGCATAATAACAACATCGAATCCCTCTTCTCTATCCAACACCAGTTGACTGGTAACCCCTGGGGTTCCGGTAACCAGAAGAACCCTGACCGTGGACCAGCCAACCTGCAAACCTCGGAAGCCAGTATGTGGGAACTGTACACACCAAGTCGCGACGTGATCGAAGAATATGAATCCGGTGACCTTCGCCGAAAAGGTTCGATCATGGAACATGGCTGGGAAAACCTGGCATGGAAACCAAAGAACAGCAATGCGGCGTATAATTCCTTTATGGCGGGTGGATATAAATATGATACCCTCCAACCTGTGGGAGATGGCGGACAAAAGAATGCCGTTCGTGCCAATATCGTGAAATATGTGGTAGGGCCTGGCGCGGCTTATGGTGGAGAGTCGGTACTGGGTATGAACACCGGTATCAACACCATGATGTTGCGCTATGCGGATATCCTGCTGATCTACGCAGAATCGGTACTTGGTTCCAGTGCCTCCACATCGGATGCCACTGCCCTTGCTGCGATCAATAAGGTAAGAACGCGCGCCGGATTGAATACACTGACCAGCATCACCATGGATGATATTCTCCATGAGCGTCGGGTAGAATTTGCGTTTGAAGGAGATTATTGGTTCGATATTCAACGTCAGGGATTTGCCAAAGCAAAACAGATCATCGAAGCACAGAACCGCGGAACGTTTGAATTTCCGGCCTACGTGACCTTCACCGAAAATTATATGCACCTGCCGATACCGGCTGGTGAGGTTTTACAGGATCCCGCATTGGGATTACCACCAGTACCTTATTATTGA
- a CDS encoding TonB-dependent receptor has protein sequence MRKTRFFRANVIFLAFVFFSFTLSAQNRVITGVVSDQSGVPLASATVSVKGGNTSVVTDNYGVFKITVPSNASALIISYVGAKNKEISLEGKSNVIATLDVTDNKLGEVVVIGYGTAKRADVSSAISSVKAKDLKDLPVAGIDQAIQGKVAGVTVINNSGQPGGGVSLRIRGVTTINANDPLIVVDGVIFTSNTKFSSGYAGLGGSDGQTGNSFLATLNPNDIESIDILKDASAQAIYGSQAANGVILITTKKGKTGEGKVSYEMYAGNQMVQKKLDVMNLREFAQYQNEVAPLLGQTPSDEFADLSKLGTGTDWQDAMFRTGTVQSHQLSFSGGKDKTNYYLSAGYFTQKGILIGSDFKRYSTRFSLDHQIKSWMKIGVSANASRSIQNVTLADAAEGTIWWGVIQSPLIPVKNLDGSWGGGGQTVGGFQYGQDNPIARSYYRGNKSTSTNVFGQLYADVEFFKGFTLRNEFAYSVSLYNNLAFQKSGSFGNTSLRSQLFDYRGNGYYYALRNYFNYYKNFGKHSVTGTAGHEAQYNYWESINGKKVDLQNNILDLNAGSSDRDTWELGGGKSDNTIESYFIRATYSYDNRYSLNLSLRRDGSSRFFGDNKWGNFPGASVAWTITNERFAENWKKTINFMKLRVGYGEVGNTNLPNGAPNPPYTSVVSFWPGPVGFGSSNYLFGVANPNLTWESVVTKNVGLDVSFLNGRIETAFDVYKKTTTAMLLIGTGPRLIGVGDQWDDLKGPVINTGRMSNTGIDISITSTNIKTKDLSWKTNIIFSQFKNKLEKVAGDLAALYGRIYYDNYLITRTIPGYAVGSFFGLKTDGLFRTQDDLNNSLPQFGYPVDQTHTWLGDIRFKDIAGGTDGKPDGIINESDITFIGSPLPKFTYGFTNTVNYKDFDFSIFLQGSYGAKIFNFLRWQLEKMDNPYYNQLRSVLDRYTDANPDGSLPRFTNTNVNNVYMSDRYVEDGSYLRIQNISLGYRVPARYVSKLKITTARVYVSIQNLHTFTKYSGYDPEVGVFNNNIRLTNVDAGHYPNPRSFTAGINLEF, from the coding sequence ATGAGAAAGACACGATTCTTCCGTGCAAACGTGATATTCCTTGCGTTTGTATTCTTCTCCTTTACACTTAGCGCACAGAACAGGGTCATCACAGGTGTGGTGTCCGACCAGAGCGGAGTTCCCCTGGCGAGTGCTACTGTTTCTGTAAAGGGAGGAAACACTTCTGTGGTTACCGACAATTACGGGGTCTTCAAGATCACCGTTCCGTCGAATGCCAGCGCCCTGATCATCTCCTACGTAGGGGCCAAGAACAAAGAAATTTCACTAGAAGGTAAGTCCAATGTGATCGCTACCCTCGACGTCACCGATAATAAACTCGGTGAAGTAGTGGTGATCGGTTATGGTACTGCCAAAAGGGCCGATGTATCATCTGCGATATCATCGGTGAAGGCCAAGGACCTGAAGGACCTGCCTGTGGCAGGGATTGACCAGGCCATCCAGGGAAAGGTAGCTGGCGTAACCGTTATTAATAATAGTGGTCAGCCCGGTGGTGGTGTTTCGTTGCGTATTCGCGGTGTAACCACCATTAATGCCAATGATCCACTGATCGTAGTGGACGGGGTGATCTTTACCAGCAATACCAAGTTCAGTTCCGGTTATGCCGGATTGGGTGGTTCCGATGGTCAAACCGGTAACAGTTTTCTCGCCACCCTCAACCCCAATGATATTGAGTCCATCGATATCCTGAAAGATGCCTCTGCCCAGGCCATTTATGGTTCGCAGGCCGCCAATGGGGTCATCCTGATCACCACCAAAAAAGGTAAGACAGGCGAAGGGAAAGTGAGCTATGAAATGTATGCGGGAAATCAGATGGTCCAGAAGAAACTCGACGTCATGAACCTCCGCGAATTTGCCCAATATCAGAACGAAGTAGCACCCTTACTGGGACAAACCCCCAGTGATGAGTTTGCCGATCTGTCAAAACTGGGTACAGGTACCGATTGGCAGGATGCCATGTTCCGCACAGGTACAGTGCAAAGCCACCAACTTAGTTTTAGTGGAGGAAAGGATAAAACCAATTATTATCTGTCGGCCGGATATTTTACCCAGAAGGGTATTCTTATCGGATCCGATTTTAAACGTTACTCAACCCGCTTTAGCCTCGACCACCAGATCAAAAGCTGGATGAAGATCGGGGTAAGTGCCAATGCTTCAAGAAGTATCCAGAATGTAACACTTGCCGATGCGGCAGAAGGTACCATCTGGTGGGGTGTGATCCAAAGCCCGCTCATCCCCGTGAAAAACCTGGATGGAAGTTGGGGTGGTGGCGGACAAACCGTTGGAGGTTTTCAATACGGTCAGGACAACCCGATCGCACGGAGCTATTACCGGGGAAACAAGTCAACCAGTACCAATGTATTTGGCCAGCTCTATGCCGATGTTGAATTCTTTAAAGGATTCACGCTGCGGAATGAATTTGCCTACAGCGTAAGTCTTTATAATAACCTGGCTTTCCAGAAATCAGGAAGTTTTGGTAATACCAGTCTCCGTAGTCAGTTATTCGATTACCGCGGCAATGGATACTACTATGCCCTGAGAAATTATTTCAATTACTATAAGAATTTTGGCAAACATTCAGTTACAGGTACGGCAGGCCATGAGGCACAGTACAATTATTGGGAAAGTATCAACGGTAAAAAAGTTGACCTCCAGAATAATATTCTTGACCTGAATGCCGGTAGCAGTGACCGTGACACCTGGGAACTCGGTGGTGGTAAATCAGACAATACCATTGAGTCCTATTTCATTCGCGCTACCTATTCGTACGATAATCGTTACTCACTCAACCTGAGCCTTCGTCGCGATGGTTCTTCGCGCTTCTTTGGAGATAATAAGTGGGGTAATTTCCCGGGTGCTTCTGTGGCCTGGACGATCACCAATGAGCGATTTGCCGAGAATTGGAAGAAGACGATCAATTTCATGAAACTGCGTGTTGGTTACGGTGAGGTCGGGAATACCAACCTGCCCAATGGGGCTCCCAATCCTCCCTATACTTCTGTTGTTTCATTCTGGCCTGGCCCAGTTGGATTTGGCAGCTCCAACTACCTGTTTGGTGTAGCCAACCCGAACCTGACCTGGGAATCGGTGGTAACCAAAAACGTAGGTCTTGATGTTTCCTTCCTCAATGGCCGTATTGAAACTGCCTTTGATGTATATAAGAAAACAACTACTGCCATGTTGTTGATCGGTACCGGTCCTCGTTTGATCGGCGTGGGTGACCAATGGGATGACCTGAAAGGACCCGTGATCAATACCGGACGCATGTCAAACACAGGTATTGATATCAGCATCACCTCTACCAATATCAAAACAAAGGATCTGTCCTGGAAGACCAATATCATCTTCTCTCAATTCAAGAATAAATTGGAGAAAGTGGCAGGTGACCTGGCCGCCCTGTATGGACGGATCTATTACGACAACTACCTGATCACCCGTACCATTCCCGGGTATGCCGTGGGTTCTTTCTTTGGTTTGAAAACAGACGGCTTATTCCGTACACAGGATGATCTTAATAATAGTCTGCCCCAGTTTGGATATCCGGTTGACCAAACCCATACCTGGCTGGGTGATATCCGTTTCAAAGACATCGCCGGTGGTACAGATGGCAAACCTGATGGTATCATCAACGAAAGCGATATCACATTCATAGGCAGCCCGCTTCCCAAATTCACCTATGGGTTTACCAATACGGTGAACTATAAGGATTTTGATTTCTCGATCTTCCTGCAAGGAAGTTATGGCGCCAAAATATTCAACTTCCTTCGTTGGCAGTTGGAAAAAATGGACAATCCATACTACAACCAACTTCGTTCGGTATTGGATCGTTACACCGATGCTAATCCGGATGGTTCATTGCCCCGGTTTACCAATACCAACGTAAACAACGTGTACATGTCAGACCGTTATGTAGAGGATGGTTCTTACCTGCGTATCCAGAATATTTCGCTCGGTTATCGTGTCCCCGCGCGTTATGTATCTAAACTGAAGATCACCACTGCCCGTGTGTATGTGTCCATTCAGAACCTGCACACTTTCACGAAATACAGTGGATATGATCCGGAAGTTGGGGTATTCAATAATAATATCCGGTTGACGAATGTGGATGCCGGTCACTATCCGAATCCGAGGAGCTTTACAGCAGGCATTAACCTTGAATTCTAA
- a CDS encoding helix-turn-helix domain-containing protein, protein MNKNIMREIIPLTPADCFTIFTRVKSDFDFPLHYHEELELNFVHNAKGARRVVGDHIGEIDDFELVLVGSNLPHVWQTHKTKSKKITEVTIQFHKDLFDEKFLRRNQLSFIRTMLERSAKGILFSKSTAQQVMPRLLQLGQKQGFDSVLELISILHDLSVSRNMHTLSDSTFSNAELSYNSRRIDKALEHMHQNFHRNITLSEVSRLVNMTDVSFSRFFKAKTGINFIDSLLELRLGQASRLLIDTSDSVSEIAYDCGFNNISNFNRLFKKKKGCTPKEFRESYSVGTRVFI, encoded by the coding sequence ATGAACAAGAATATCATGCGGGAGATTATCCCGCTTACCCCGGCAGATTGCTTTACAATCTTTACCCGCGTTAAGTCTGATTTCGATTTTCCCCTGCATTACCACGAAGAACTGGAACTCAATTTTGTCCATAATGCCAAAGGCGCTCGTCGTGTGGTGGGTGATCATATTGGAGAGATCGATGATTTCGAACTCGTACTGGTGGGTTCAAACCTTCCACATGTATGGCAAACCCACAAAACCAAGAGCAAAAAGATCACGGAGGTGACCATTCAGTTTCATAAGGATCTGTTTGACGAAAAATTCCTGCGGCGAAACCAACTTAGTTTTATCCGGACCATGCTGGAACGGTCTGCAAAGGGCATCCTGTTTTCCAAATCCACGGCCCAGCAGGTAATGCCCCGTCTATTGCAATTGGGACAAAAACAGGGCTTTGATTCTGTACTTGAACTGATTTCCATCCTCCACGATCTTTCTGTTTCAAGAAATATGCATACGCTCTCGGATTCCACCTTTAGCAATGCCGAACTGTCTTACAATAGCCGACGGATCGATAAAGCCCTGGAACATATGCATCAGAATTTTCACCGGAACATTACCTTATCCGAGGTGAGCCGGCTGGTCAATATGACCGATGTTTCATTCAGCCGTTTCTTTAAAGCCAAGACCGGTATCAATTTTATCGACAGTCTACTGGAATTACGCTTAGGCCAGGCCTCGCGCCTGCTCATTGATACTTCCGATTCAGTCTCCGAGATCGCCTATGATTGCGGATTTAATAATATCTCCAATTTCAACCGGCTCTTTAAAAAGAAAAAAGGCTGTACCCCCAAAGAATTCAGGGAGAGTTATAGTGTGGGGACGAGGGTGTTTATTTGA